From one Paeniglutamicibacter psychrophenolicus genomic stretch:
- the rraA gene encoding ribonuclease E activity regulator RraA: protein MTFTTCDLFDADESLQSVSLQFENLGAHPRFSGPVRTVRCYRDNGLVKSLLNSPGDGAVLVVDGAGSLESALMGDMIAAAAVTNGWSGVVIFGAIRDRVALAGTPLGIKALGSNPRKSAKDSVGAVDIPVQFGGATFTPGATLYSDEDGILVTG from the coding sequence ATGACCTTTACGACGTGTGACCTCTTTGACGCCGACGAATCCCTGCAGTCGGTATCCCTGCAATTTGAAAACCTCGGTGCGCACCCGCGCTTCAGCGGACCGGTGCGCACGGTGCGCTGCTACCGCGACAACGGCCTGGTCAAGTCGCTGCTCAACTCCCCCGGAGACGGCGCAGTGCTGGTGGTTGACGGTGCCGGGTCGCTGGAATCGGCCCTGATGGGCGACATGATTGCCGCAGCCGCCGTCACCAATGGCTGGTCCGGGGTCGTGATCTTCGGGGCGATCCGCGACCGCGTGGCCCTGGCCGGCACCCCGCTGGGCATCAAGGCCCTGGGCTCGAACCCGCGCAAGAGCGCCAAGGACTCGGTCGGAGCGGTGGACATCCCCGTTCAATTCGGCGGGGCCACCTTCACCCCCGGAGCCACCCTGTATTCGGACGAAGACGGAATCCTCGTCACCGGCTGA
- a CDS encoding type II toxin-antitoxin system RelE/ParE family toxin — protein MTELYEVEIEPEVRSWLESLTDRDFGRVDFLVGLLAENAETLGEPYSRHLGGKVRELRFSLLRQQTRVTYWLAPSRRVVLLTVFRKTRRVESDEVERALHAQRTCEGSHDAAHAVYEREGN, from the coding sequence ATGACCGAGCTCTATGAGGTCGAGATCGAACCCGAAGTACGATCCTGGTTGGAAAGCCTCACGGACCGTGACTTTGGTCGGGTCGACTTTCTCGTTGGCCTGCTCGCTGAAAACGCGGAGACACTTGGCGAACCGTATTCGCGCCACCTCGGTGGAAAAGTTCGCGAGTTGCGCTTCAGTCTGCTGCGTCAGCAGACCAGAGTGACCTATTGGTTGGCGCCGTCTCGCCGGGTGGTACTGCTGACCGTGTTTCGCAAAACCCGAAGGGTTGAATCCGATGAGGTCGAACGAGCCTTGCACGCGCAGCGGACTTGCGAGGGGTCCCATGATGCAGCACATGCCGTATACGAACGTGAAGGAAACTGA
- a CDS encoding helix-turn-helix domain-containing protein: MQENHSSYDDVARRRRGSADYRQGYDEARRAYLIGQEIRERRLALGLSQTEVAAAAGMTQPALSRLEAGGVVPTITVLDRIATALGAELTVTITPHAA; the protein is encoded by the coding sequence ATGCAAGAGAACCACAGCTCCTACGACGATGTTGCGCGCCGGCGTCGCGGAAGCGCGGACTATCGTCAGGGATATGACGAGGCCCGGCGGGCGTACTTGATAGGCCAGGAAATCCGTGAGCGGCGGCTGGCGCTGGGGTTGTCACAGACCGAAGTCGCCGCGGCTGCGGGAATGACCCAGCCGGCACTCTCTCGGCTCGAGGCCGGCGGTGTCGTGCCCACCATCACCGTGCTGGATCGAATCGCCACGGCTCTCGGTGCCGAACTCACCGTGACGATCACGCCGCACGCAGCCTGA
- a CDS encoding fumarylacetoacetate hydrolase family protein, with protein MKLATLRRNGAPEDTFAALIEGDAAFELSGFADVGSFLGAPEEARLDSLDSAVDFGTAIPLSEADYAPLIVNPAKVYCIGLNYRNHIAEVGKEEPEFPTVFTKFASSLTGANDGIEIPAEDHRIDWEGELAVIIGEPGRRIPEAEAHQHIAGYAVSNDVSMRGYQGRTTEWTQGKCWDAASPLGPWLVSAADFAHGAKITTRVNGEVVQEDSTADLVFSPAALVAYLSVFNELRPGDVILTGTPAGVALGRRNEAGRHPWLKAGDVLETSIESLGTSRNVFS; from the coding sequence ATGAAACTTGCTACGTTGCGCCGTAACGGTGCGCCCGAAGACACCTTTGCAGCACTCATAGAGGGAGATGCCGCGTTCGAGCTTTCGGGCTTCGCCGACGTCGGGTCATTCCTTGGCGCACCGGAGGAAGCCCGCCTTGATTCGCTGGATTCCGCCGTCGATTTCGGCACCGCGATTCCGCTGTCGGAGGCCGACTACGCCCCGCTGATCGTGAACCCCGCCAAGGTCTACTGCATCGGGCTGAACTACAGGAACCACATTGCCGAGGTCGGCAAGGAGGAACCGGAGTTCCCCACGGTCTTCACCAAGTTCGCTTCCTCGCTGACCGGTGCCAACGACGGGATCGAGATCCCGGCCGAGGACCACCGCATCGATTGGGAGGGCGAGCTGGCGGTCATCATCGGCGAGCCCGGGCGCCGCATCCCCGAGGCCGAGGCCCACCAGCACATTGCCGGCTATGCGGTCTCCAACGACGTGTCCATGCGCGGCTACCAGGGCCGCACCACCGAGTGGACCCAGGGCAAGTGCTGGGATGCGGCGTCCCCGCTGGGCCCGTGGTTGGTCAGTGCCGCTGACTTCGCGCATGGCGCGAAGATCACCACGCGCGTGAACGGCGAGGTTGTCCAGGAGGATTCGACCGCCGATCTGGTCTTCTCCCCCGCCGCGCTGGTGGCCTACCTGTCGGTGTTCAACGAGCTGCGCCCGGGCGACGTGATCCTCACCGGGACCCCGGCCGGCGTGGCCCTGGGCCGGCGCAACGAGGCCGGACGCCACCCGTGGCTGAAGGCCGGGGACGTGCTGGAAACCTCCATCGAGTCACTGGGCACCAGCCGCAACGTCTTCAGCTGA